The Stygiolobus azoricus genome window below encodes:
- a CDS encoding sulfite oxidase-like oxidoreductase, translated as MQEQIPPGQRYVKKFIYYAALGVPEVDLQSYRLKILGEMENKLEFTYKELLKMIDTEYVRDFHCVTGWSVAGVKWEGIKMKTIASLAKVKGTAKWVMFYSLDGYISVVPIEDALSEDAIIALKMNGKPLDKKSGFPTRPFIPHLYAWKSAKWLTAIHFTSEYQDGFWEERGYHERGNVWEEERFKGEGYSHSGMKRRPIL; from the coding sequence ATGCAAGAACAAATTCCACCTGGTCAGAGATACGTTAAAAAATTCATATATTATGCTGCATTAGGAGTCCCAGAAGTTGATTTACAAAGTTACAGACTAAAGATATTAGGAGAAATGGAGAATAAGTTGGAGTTCACTTATAAGGAACTTCTGAAGATGATAGATACGGAATACGTAAGGGACTTCCACTGTGTTACTGGGTGGAGTGTAGCTGGTGTAAAATGGGAAGGGATAAAGATGAAAACGATAGCATCCTTAGCTAAGGTGAAAGGCACTGCAAAATGGGTAATGTTCTACTCATTAGACGGATACATTTCAGTAGTCCCAATTGAAGACGCTTTGTCAGAGGATGCAATAATAGCTTTAAAGATGAACGGAAAACCTTTAGACAAAAAGTCAGGATTTCCTACACGTCCCTTTATACCTCACCTTTATGCGTGGAAAAGCGCTAAATGGTTAACTGCTATTCACTTTACATCAGAATATCAGGACGGTTTCTGGGAGGAAAGAGGATATCATGAAAGAGGCAACGTTTGGGAAGAAGAGAGGTTCAAGGGAGAAGGATATAGTCACAGTGGAATGAAAAGAAGACCGATTCTCTAA
- a CDS encoding DUF4954 family protein, which translates to MTIHIEDVKVIIPIGGEATRLRPLTVETSKAAVRLLNRPLIEYTLLELARQGIKEIIFGVRGYVNYRSLFDLYKEGIGFSARYHIKPRVHFKYQPRVDSIGNADSVRINLEYYDIQETFLVVQGDNLFKLDVKKVLEFHENKNAFMTIVLKPVENVEEFGVAELESDNRIKRFVEKPKKEEAPSNLANTGLYIISPEIRKVFKSEEVQEMYKMGKMDFGKDIIPYLIKKGYPVYGYITNDLWFDVGTPGRYLDAMLTLLKTLDAKDMHGIRIEPNRRIFVQGTSPDSRKRRLAIKRMYKKGELKLEGNILIGRHCQIGKYTYIEESSIDNFTIIGEGVKIVKSSVMDRCYIGDYAIIENSIIARHVEIRSSKSRPTRIINSVIAEDVVIGEGSEIVNSKIYPHKLINAESKLYDTVLT; encoded by the coding sequence ATGACAATCCACATAGAAGATGTAAAGGTAATAATCCCGATAGGAGGAGAAGCGACTAGACTTAGACCTTTGACAGTAGAGACATCAAAAGCCGCCGTTAGGCTTCTGAACAGACCTTTAATTGAGTACACTTTATTGGAACTAGCTCGACAAGGGATAAAGGAGATAATTTTCGGTGTTAGGGGATATGTAAACTATCGTTCCTTGTTCGACTTATATAAGGAAGGAATTGGTTTTTCAGCTAGGTATCACATCAAACCTAGAGTCCACTTCAAGTACCAGCCAAGGGTTGATAGTATAGGAAATGCAGATTCAGTGAGGATAAACCTCGAATACTATGATATTCAAGAGACCTTTTTAGTGGTTCAAGGGGATAACTTATTCAAACTTGACGTTAAAAAGGTTCTCGAGTTCCATGAGAACAAAAACGCGTTCATGACCATTGTGTTAAAGCCTGTTGAAAACGTGGAGGAGTTCGGAGTTGCTGAACTTGAAAGCGACAATAGAATTAAGAGGTTCGTTGAGAAACCTAAAAAAGAAGAAGCACCAAGTAATTTGGCAAATACTGGCTTATACATCATTAGTCCTGAAATAAGGAAGGTCTTCAAGAGCGAGGAAGTTCAGGAAATGTATAAGATGGGAAAAATGGACTTTGGTAAGGACATAATACCGTACTTGATAAAGAAGGGATATCCCGTTTATGGGTATATCACTAATGATTTATGGTTCGATGTAGGTACTCCCGGAAGGTATTTGGACGCGATGCTGACCTTGCTGAAGACACTCGATGCTAAAGACATGCACGGAATTAGAATTGAACCCAATAGAAGGATCTTTGTTCAAGGTACGAGTCCAGACTCGAGGAAGAGAAGACTAGCTATTAAGAGGATGTATAAGAAGGGAGAGCTGAAGCTAGAAGGTAACATACTTATAGGGAGACATTGTCAGATAGGTAAATATACATATATAGAGGAGTCAAGCATTGATAACTTTACGATCATAGGAGAAGGAGTGAAAATAGTAAAAAGCTCAGTGATGGACAGATGCTATATCGGAGATTATGCTATAATTGAGAACTCAATTATAGCAAGACATGTAGAGATAAGGTCGTCCAAATCGAGACCTACAAGAATTATAAACAGTGTAATTGCAGAAGACGTAGTAATAGGAGAGGGAAGCGAAATTGTGAATTCTAAGATTTATCCTCATAAGCTTATTAACGCCGAAAGTAAGTTATACGATACAGTGCTCACATGA
- a CDS encoding ABC transporter ATP-binding protein — protein MLIINDEIEVSEDERVILLGKNGSGKTTLIKRALCLGEPIKVTIDGEDFCKKRDYSLLSAVFQEPSTQILGLTCEDELKLQSLFHDVDFSIPQRIMGEYFNVNFYKLSDGYKKRFVISTVLASRPKHIMLDEPFANLDKYAIPLVKEVIPKGSLITEHRVKEVRDWGDRFYLLTKKGVKEISRDKLYDERFLKENGLRGFSLQPIQTRLGKVIFEQDWIKVREGEVFCIVGRNGIGKTTTLKSLVGKIYVVFQNPDLQFFNPTVRDEVKDEKVLKLFKLDEIADKSPFQLSYGQKMRVLIASAFASSYKLIGLDEPSVGMDGDALMSFYDMIKMLKEQGRGIIIATHDEDLISICDTVVDLEERRRLKQT, from the coding sequence GTGCTCATTATCAATGACGAGATAGAAGTAAGCGAGGATGAGAGAGTAATCCTTTTAGGTAAGAATGGTAGTGGAAAGACAACGCTCATAAAAAGGGCTCTGTGTCTTGGAGAACCAATTAAAGTGACTATTGACGGAGAAGACTTCTGTAAAAAGAGAGATTACTCTTTGCTCTCTGCAGTCTTTCAGGAGCCCTCTACACAGATTCTCGGGCTCACTTGTGAAGATGAGTTAAAACTTCAGTCCTTATTTCATGACGTAGACTTTTCAATCCCGCAGAGGATCATGGGTGAGTATTTTAACGTTAACTTCTATAAGTTGTCAGACGGGTATAAGAAGAGGTTCGTCATCTCTACAGTCCTAGCTTCAAGACCTAAGCACATAATGTTGGACGAGCCCTTCGCCAACCTCGATAAGTACGCGATTCCCTTAGTTAAGGAAGTGATCCCAAAAGGGAGCTTGATCACGGAGCATAGAGTAAAAGAGGTAAGGGACTGGGGTGACAGGTTTTATTTACTCACCAAGAAAGGGGTTAAGGAGATAAGTAGGGATAAACTTTACGATGAGAGGTTTCTGAAGGAGAACGGGTTGAGAGGCTTTAGTTTACAGCCGATCCAAACACGTTTAGGTAAAGTGATATTCGAACAAGATTGGATTAAGGTAAGAGAAGGTGAGGTATTCTGTATAGTAGGTAGAAACGGGATAGGTAAGACTACAACGTTGAAGAGTCTTGTTGGGAAAATTTACGTAGTTTTTCAGAACCCAGACTTGCAGTTCTTTAACCCTACTGTGAGAGATGAAGTTAAAGACGAGAAAGTTCTGAAATTATTTAAACTGGACGAGATTGCGGATAAGAGCCCTTTCCAGTTGAGTTACGGTCAGAAAATGAGGGTCCTAATTGCTTCGGCTTTCGCTTCCTCCTATAAGTTGATCGGTCTCGATGAGCCCAGCGTAGGTATGGATGGCGATGCGCTTATGAGTTTTTACGATATGATTAAGATGTTGAAGGAACAGGGAAGGGGTATAATAATAGCAACTCACGACGAAGATCTTATATCAATATGTGATACTGTGGTAGATTTAGAGGAAAGGCGACGCTTAAAACAAACGTGA
- a CDS encoding DUF929 domain-containing protein — translation MAKSKKSKKESKLIYVPFIIFVVILAILIILPSIKPPTTQASESVPFLHFVKVSNQDYASSPNVVDVYLVSWEGCPYGAAQSWPLYLALSHYGKINATPIWSDPEPLPSPTGGVSAPMQVPGLLFQSFIPNGSVHFHFFYMIGRMFTNNNSISLTNGTIVPYSGDSIVTLELQELQKDVPNWVYNLIVKYELNTPFGQYPNLADAGNPPHIATVILITGPNGTWMIIGYDQTVNSVAPYYFATSGYTPQELYGNISKGVIPKVNVTSNPYAFAQLETTSYIQEEAQQILNVIKEAM, via the coding sequence ATGGCTAAATCAAAGAAGAGTAAAAAGGAGAGTAAGCTCATATACGTACCTTTCATCATATTCGTAGTAATATTAGCTATTCTAATAATCTTACCTTCTATAAAGCCTCCTACGACCCAGGCAAGCGAATCAGTTCCATTCCTACATTTTGTTAAGGTCTCAAATCAGGACTATGCGTCATCACCGAATGTTGTTGATGTTTATTTAGTCTCTTGGGAGGGATGTCCTTACGGAGCTGCCCAGTCATGGCCCTTGTATCTAGCCTTAAGCCACTACGGTAAAATTAACGCTACCCCAATATGGTCTGATCCAGAACCATTACCCTCACCTACTGGAGGTGTATCAGCACCAATGCAAGTACCGGGCTTATTATTTCAGTCTTTTATACCTAATGGAAGTGTACATTTTCATTTCTTCTACATGATAGGAAGGATGTTTACTAACAATAATAGTATTAGCCTGACAAACGGTACTATAGTCCCCTATTCTGGTGATTCCATAGTAACTTTAGAACTACAAGAACTCCAAAAAGATGTGCCTAATTGGGTCTATAACTTGATAGTTAAATATGAGCTTAACACACCATTTGGGCAGTATCCTAATTTAGCTGATGCTGGAAATCCTCCTCATATAGCTACAGTAATATTAATAACGGGACCTAACGGTACCTGGATGATAATTGGATATGACCAAACGGTGAACTCAGTAGCTCCTTATTACTTCGCTACCTCGGGTTATACGCCACAAGAACTTTATGGGAATATTTCAAAAGGAGTAATACCGAAGGTTAACGTTACCTCTAACCCTTACGCATTTGCTCAGCTAGAAACAACGTCTTATATACAAGAAGAAGCTCAACAAATATTGAACGTGATAAAAGAAGCTATGTAA
- a CDS encoding glycogen/starch synthase — MRRYESLWMPDEIKSIWMISAELTKVASLGGLGPVVYNLSKILAEKGYKVTVLMPSHGRHLDPKFREFLSLRELPLVAEGDRVGLDGNRYHYKLGFEEGKLDGFNVILVKGLDYNTGVLMDNWSIYANITEKASLLARGVMKYSEFSIPSNVPSIIHVHDWHSVLAGVGAKQVFETRRIIVPLVYTIHLINKVGFPWHYASEDWSGLVNCPHYIWKVIKHELYTTRQVWDDLSSGFIEKFGAYEADMIATVSKSYLTYDVYNFIGNWIENKSCVTYNGTDWNISEVIEYAKARFNTTDRNIVRRRLYEELERLRIIPEDYLTGNMLWNNRFRIGIKDDWTYARLDDGPLVLFAGRMVYQKGVDLLIRAFRETLNVIPNAKLIISGLPSGDYGLLQDVINKASEMGGNIRIIMSSSLPKDIYKLFYYAASVFAIPSRWEPFGLVSVEAMALGVPVVAYAVGGLRETVVDIRGDSENGTGFLVEPENIWELGRALTTSLLLSIATEKKDTSILNNPNLIFKPESVDFWDKVRENSIRRVEENFRWSTSVKQLLNCYSKAQTMAKYRVLASF; from the coding sequence ATGAGAAGATATGAATCGCTTTGGATGCCCGACGAAATCAAGAGCATTTGGATGATTTCTGCCGAACTCACAAAGGTGGCTAGTTTAGGAGGTCTTGGTCCAGTAGTTTATAACCTAAGCAAGATCTTGGCAGAGAAGGGTTACAAAGTAACGGTGTTGATGCCCAGTCACGGGAGGCATTTAGACCCTAAATTTAGGGAGTTTCTTTCTCTCAGGGAGTTACCTTTAGTCGCAGAAGGAGACAGAGTTGGACTTGACGGAAATAGATATCACTATAAGTTGGGATTTGAAGAAGGAAAACTTGACGGGTTTAACGTGATCCTAGTAAAGGGACTAGACTACAATACCGGGGTCTTAATGGACAATTGGAGCATTTACGCAAACATTACCGAGAAGGCTTCTTTATTAGCAAGAGGTGTAATGAAATATTCGGAGTTCTCTATACCCTCAAACGTCCCGTCAATTATTCACGTCCATGATTGGCACTCAGTTTTAGCAGGTGTAGGGGCAAAACAAGTATTTGAAACTAGGAGAATTATAGTACCTTTGGTATATACAATTCATCTAATTAACAAGGTAGGATTCCCTTGGCATTACGCCTCAGAGGACTGGTCAGGTCTGGTGAATTGCCCGCATTACATATGGAAAGTAATAAAACACGAACTATACACTACGAGACAAGTGTGGGACGACTTGTCCTCGGGTTTCATAGAAAAGTTCGGAGCCTATGAAGCGGATATGATAGCAACCGTAAGTAAGAGTTACCTAACTTACGACGTTTATAACTTCATAGGTAATTGGATAGAGAATAAGAGCTGTGTAACATACAACGGTACCGACTGGAACATAAGTGAGGTGATAGAATACGCTAAAGCTAGGTTCAACACTACAGATAGAAATATCGTAAGGAGGAGACTTTATGAGGAACTGGAAAGATTGAGGATTATACCTGAGGATTACTTAACGGGGAATATGCTTTGGAATAATCGCTTCAGGATAGGGATCAAAGACGATTGGACTTATGCCAGACTCGATGACGGACCTTTAGTTCTCTTTGCGGGAAGGATGGTTTACCAGAAGGGAGTAGATTTATTGATAAGAGCATTCAGGGAGACGCTTAATGTAATTCCCAACGCTAAACTGATCATATCGGGACTGCCTTCAGGAGATTATGGGTTACTTCAAGACGTAATTAATAAAGCTTCTGAAATGGGAGGAAATATTAGGATTATAATGTCTTCATCCTTACCCAAGGATATTTATAAACTGTTCTACTATGCAGCATCTGTCTTTGCGATACCGTCTAGATGGGAGCCATTCGGTTTAGTCTCCGTGGAAGCCATGGCTTTAGGAGTACCGGTTGTAGCATATGCTGTAGGAGGGCTGAGAGAGACCGTAGTAGACATAAGGGGAGACAGTGAAAACGGAACCGGGTTTTTAGTAGAGCCAGAAAACATATGGGAGCTAGGTAGAGCCCTCACTACGTCTCTCCTGCTATCAATAGCTACCGAGAAGAAAGATACGAGTATACTTAACAACCCTAACTTAATATTCAAACCAGAAAGTGTTGACTTTTGGGATAAGGTCAGAGAGAATAGTATAAGAAGGGTGGAGGAGAACTTCAGGTGGTCTACCTCGGTGAAGCAACTTCTTAATTGTTATTCCAAAGCCCAGACAATGGCTAAATACAGAGTATTAGCATCATTTTAA
- a CDS encoding class I SAM-dependent methyltransferase, with translation MTTGSISKKDEAERLIRKYGARVNLFYGLPQIPFKDNSFSIAYSVMYFYNLKREIMKVLVSEIRRVLEGQGTVLIVDPIMTRGKIRKEMEEGKFKLVEYTEANALSFSKWEKIA, from the coding sequence TTGACGACTGGAAGTATTTCCAAGAAGGATGAGGCTGAGAGATTAATAAGAAAGTATGGTGCCAGAGTGAATTTGTTTTATGGTCTCCCTCAAATCCCCTTTAAGGATAATAGTTTCTCTATAGCTTACAGCGTAATGTACTTTTACAACCTAAAAAGAGAGATAATGAAAGTACTCGTTTCGGAGATAAGGAGAGTTCTTGAAGGTCAAGGTACTGTTCTAATAGTAGATCCTATAATGACTAGAGGGAAGATAAGAAAGGAGATGGAAGAGGGGAAATTTAAACTTGTAGAATATACCGAAGCAAATGCGTTATCTTTTAGTAAATGGGAAAAAATTGCTTAA
- a CDS encoding glucose 1-dehydrogenase: MKAITVRPNSIGAEVRDVVVKETLGRGQALIRTVMTGICGTDRGIVSGKISFAYPPEGYSFLILGHEGLGRVEEIGDGVATLKKGDYVVPVVRRGCGQCLNCKIGRQDFCETGKFVEAGIRGKHGFMREFFVDDEKYLVKVPEEVKDVAVLTEPLSNVVKATEELLFVQRRMIWNCEDSTFECRNAFIVGTGPIGTFFAMTLRTLGFQVYLLNKREPSETERYISEKIGAEFYDTKLGIDKLPDADLIVDTSGVPEAFLPLMKKMRHNSALILFGTMEGEKAEIMSDLVTEIVEKNILIIGSVNASKKDFQGALNYLSIWRYRYGDVLNRMITSKVEVEEAPEVLSKKIKGEIKTVIKWS; this comes from the coding sequence ATGAAAGCTATAACGGTAAGGCCTAATAGTATAGGAGCGGAAGTAAGGGACGTCGTGGTAAAAGAGACTTTAGGTAGAGGCCAAGCGTTGATCAGAACAGTGATGACGGGGATATGCGGGACTGATAGGGGAATAGTAAGCGGAAAGATCTCATTTGCTTACCCACCTGAAGGTTATTCTTTTTTGATCTTAGGACACGAGGGTTTAGGTAGAGTTGAGGAGATAGGAGACGGTGTAGCTACACTGAAAAAGGGGGACTATGTAGTACCGGTTGTCAGGAGAGGGTGTGGTCAATGTTTGAACTGTAAAATAGGAAGGCAGGACTTTTGCGAAACGGGAAAGTTTGTCGAGGCTGGAATAAGAGGAAAACACGGCTTCATGAGAGAATTTTTTGTCGACGACGAGAAGTACCTAGTCAAAGTTCCAGAAGAGGTCAAAGATGTGGCTGTCCTCACGGAACCCTTGTCTAACGTAGTAAAAGCTACGGAAGAGCTTCTCTTCGTCCAGAGAAGAATGATATGGAATTGCGAAGACTCTACTTTCGAGTGTAGAAACGCCTTTATAGTAGGAACCGGTCCAATAGGGACGTTTTTCGCCATGACTTTGAGGACTCTAGGTTTTCAAGTGTATTTGCTTAACAAGAGGGAACCAAGCGAGACGGAAAGATACATCTCGGAGAAAATAGGGGCAGAGTTTTACGACACGAAATTAGGTATCGATAAATTACCCGATGCAGACCTCATAGTAGATACAAGCGGAGTTCCTGAAGCCTTCCTTCCGCTTATGAAAAAGATGAGACATAATTCAGCTCTAATCCTCTTCGGGACTATGGAAGGTGAAAAAGCGGAGATAATGTCAGATCTGGTTACCGAAATAGTGGAAAAGAACATACTGATAATTGGCAGTGTTAACGCCAGTAAAAAAGACTTCCAAGGTGCGTTGAATTACCTTTCCATATGGAGGTATCGTTATGGAGATGTTCTAAACCGTATGATAACCAGTAAAGTTGAAGTAGAGGAAGCACCTGAAGTTTTATCTAAAAAAATAAAAGGAGAAATAAAGACTGTGATTAAATGGTCCTGA
- a CDS encoding fumarylacetoacetate hydrolase family protein, which translates to MKLGFAQIEDGRKVVVVYKEGKFFEFEKEGMECVFSNINNVIKAFDIVERLPLKETKVKKLLPPISPQKVFLPAVNFKSHSSETLMNPPPFPYFFTKFSNAIIGTEDYILIPKELKRVDYEGEIGIVIGKRAKNVRKEDAMDYVFGFTIVNDVSFRDYQFPEVHPYGLNWVMGKSLDTGLPVGPWIVTKDEINDFYSLRIIARLNGTIVQDGTTKDMIFSVEDMIAYLSKGITLEPGDVITTGTPAGVAEFSGKKYLQEGDVIEVEVTGIGVLRNYVRTI; encoded by the coding sequence ATGAAATTAGGCTTTGCTCAAATCGAAGACGGAAGAAAAGTAGTTGTAGTCTATAAAGAAGGTAAATTCTTCGAATTCGAAAAAGAAGGGATGGAATGTGTATTTAGCAACATTAATAACGTCATCAAAGCCTTCGACATAGTCGAGAGATTACCGCTGAAAGAAACTAAGGTTAAAAAACTCTTACCACCCATATCCCCTCAGAAGGTGTTTCTACCAGCTGTAAATTTTAAGTCTCATTCCTCAGAGACTCTCATGAATCCTCCACCTTTTCCTTATTTCTTTACAAAATTTTCAAATGCTATAATCGGTACTGAGGATTATATTTTGATCCCTAAGGAGTTAAAGAGGGTTGACTATGAAGGTGAGATAGGTATTGTAATAGGAAAGAGGGCTAAGAACGTAAGAAAAGAAGATGCCATGGATTATGTTTTCGGCTTTACGATTGTTAATGACGTAAGTTTCAGGGATTATCAGTTTCCCGAAGTACACCCTTATGGGCTGAACTGGGTTATGGGAAAAAGCCTCGATACAGGTTTACCGGTAGGACCATGGATAGTTACAAAGGACGAAATAAATGACTTTTACTCACTCAGAATAATAGCGAGGTTAAATGGAACTATAGTTCAGGATGGTACTACTAAGGATATGATCTTTAGTGTAGAGGATATGATAGCCTACTTGAGCAAGGGAATAACTCTAGAGCCTGGAGATGTAATAACTACAGGGACTCCTGCTGGAGTAGCTGAGTTCTCAGGTAAAAAATACTTACAAGAAGGAGACGTCATAGAGGTAGAGGTTACTGGGATAGGAGTTCTAAGAAACTACGTCAGGACCATTTAA
- a CDS encoding glycoside hydrolase family 57 protein — protein sequence MRHVSIGFEVHQPFRIRKDFLWNPMYRSGVLSKYFDDSLNKEVFERVKRKCYIPATKIILEEIERGENEGYDVKFFYSISGTFVEQAEKWGREVIELLQQLSYTRKVEFLSQTYYHSVTSLWADLDEWREQVKKHIELIKELFDQKPVTFENTELITNFRIAKEVEKMGFKAIVTEGKESLLKGRSPNHVYRVKGTNLSLFLRNYRLSDDIAFRFSNRNWDQYPLTAKKFADWVSWSEGDTGMIFVDYETFGEHHWPESGILDFLRWLPRELKRAGVKMVLPREVYQNVYDEIPLDQTVSWADVNKDETSWLGNIMQWAYDEMVRRTEMLAKELGGDYMKAWRYFTTSDHYYYMFLGSGGPAEVHSYFSSFNSPIDAFINEFYAITLFQEEMRNKLGINNEPFIFNVNGQRGKEVWTLKQFYEVLKNHPEYKEFEKYVQEWSK from the coding sequence ATGAGGCACGTCAGTATAGGTTTTGAAGTACACCAACCTTTCAGAATAAGAAAGGACTTTCTTTGGAATCCAATGTACAGAAGTGGCGTTTTATCGAAGTACTTTGACGACTCCCTTAATAAGGAGGTCTTTGAGAGGGTAAAGAGGAAATGTTACATACCAGCAACCAAGATAATCCTTGAGGAAATTGAAAGAGGTGAAAATGAAGGATATGACGTAAAGTTCTTTTACTCTATCTCTGGCACTTTTGTGGAGCAGGCGGAAAAGTGGGGGAGAGAAGTAATAGAACTCCTACAACAACTCTCTTATACCAGAAAAGTCGAGTTCCTCTCACAAACTTATTACCACTCGGTCACGTCATTGTGGGCAGATTTGGACGAATGGAGAGAACAAGTGAAAAAGCACATAGAGTTAATAAAAGAACTCTTTGATCAAAAACCGGTGACTTTCGAGAATACGGAGTTGATCACTAACTTCAGGATAGCGAAAGAAGTGGAGAAGATGGGTTTCAAGGCAATAGTCACGGAAGGAAAGGAAAGTTTGTTGAAAGGGAGAAGTCCGAACCACGTTTATAGGGTTAAGGGAACGAACCTATCCCTATTTCTGAGGAACTACAGACTAAGTGATGATATTGCCTTTAGATTTTCAAACAGAAACTGGGATCAGTATCCCTTAACAGCTAAGAAATTTGCAGACTGGGTAAGCTGGTCTGAGGGAGACACGGGGATGATCTTTGTAGACTATGAGACGTTCGGTGAGCATCACTGGCCAGAAAGCGGAATCCTAGACTTCCTACGCTGGTTACCCAGAGAGCTGAAGAGAGCTGGCGTTAAGATGGTTTTACCGCGGGAAGTCTATCAAAACGTGTACGACGAAATTCCATTAGACCAAACTGTATCTTGGGCAGACGTAAACAAAGACGAGACTAGTTGGTTAGGAAATATTATGCAATGGGCGTATGATGAGATGGTGAGGAGGACGGAAATGTTAGCTAAAGAGTTAGGCGGTGATTATATGAAGGCATGGAGGTACTTCACTACTAGTGATCATTATTACTATATGTTCTTAGGCAGTGGTGGGCCCGCAGAGGTTCACTCCTATTTTAGTTCTTTCAATTCACCTATTGATGCATTCATTAACGAGTTTTACGCCATAACATTATTCCAAGAAGAAATGAGGAATAAACTAGGAATAAATAATGAACCTTTCATATTTAACGTAAATGGGCAAAGGGGAAAAGAAGTGTGGACTTTGAAGCAATTTTACGAGGTATTAAAAAACCACCCCGAATACAAGGAATTTGAGAAGTATGTCCAGGAGTGGTCTAAATGA
- a CDS encoding DUF1404 domain-containing protein, with protein sequence MKKLQINDKRPLIVSIVLTLAFINPLVEDLMFNEEFVFMASHYALVFAGSLIGYYYWGNKFRTSLLGYLGSLLVVLWHFPQLFVLGGAEIPFRALDELSMFFGGVLLGMGVKNMRLIEKLLLLVLWMLGDTTLAVILVISYPFYNIPPSPYPLSQEPVTGYVMVIAMTFVLGYIIFKGFQNLNIFG encoded by the coding sequence ATGAAGAAATTACAGATCAACGATAAGAGACCTTTAATAGTGTCTATTGTGTTAACCTTGGCATTCATCAACCCATTGGTTGAAGACTTGATGTTTAATGAAGAGTTTGTATTTATGGCATCACATTATGCCCTAGTGTTCGCAGGTTCACTTATTGGGTATTACTACTGGGGTAATAAGTTTAGAACTTCATTATTGGGCTATCTAGGGTCTCTCTTAGTGGTATTATGGCATTTTCCTCAGCTCTTTGTTTTAGGAGGTGCTGAAATTCCGTTTAGAGCTCTCGACGAGTTATCGATGTTTTTTGGAGGAGTACTACTTGGCATGGGTGTTAAGAATATGAGGTTAATCGAAAAGCTACTTTTGTTAGTCTTGTGGATGTTAGGGGATACGACTCTAGCCGTTATCTTGGTAATATCCTACCCCTTCTACAATATTCCGCCTTCTCCTTACCCCTTATCTCAGGAACCAGTAACGGGCTATGTAATGGTAATTGCCATGACATTTGTTCTAGGTTACATAATATTCAAGGGTTTCCAAAACCTCAACATCTTTGGCTAA